A single genomic interval of Coccidioides posadasii str. Silveira chromosome 1, complete sequence harbors:
- a CDS encoding uncharacterized protein (EggNog:ENOG410PR02~COG:S) gives MALNPSTKRRIPDPDPDAFDDEAVRTPIGSPPMKKLRITQRQKQALMENLQLEITERARNLRAHYALQAQDLRARIERRINRIPIALRNKTMGELFAKHQDESKAEAARKRRSKMTTSPSLFKKLSGFSKATRPAPSADKANAGKQSAIRAGKAPRRKTDDIHSSDKENAPCPESIHIPLANPKRRGKAGATGGTARVISQHAQGSVLSPKSSNSRTFPQSPLKQSPVKSPLKPSYGNLDENTKARTSRDAARKILSPQDSPVGNRPCSAASVRMKRGTGAKSAAGAPGTTRKPISRPATRQQHTRSASTSTTISNASAGTTIVKPARSGITTTRKAATGTSTSTKKLTTTRGQTGTAASNAKKPPTSTGTRRGLAVEPPPASKRVLRNRA, from the exons ATGGCTCTTAATCCTTCCACAAAGCGGAGAATCCCGGATCCGGATCCGGACGCGTTCGACGACGAAGCAGTGCGCACACCCATAGGAAGCCCGCCAATGAAGAAACTAAGGATTACCCAACGCCAGAAACAAGCATTGATGGAAAATTTGCAACTAGAGA TCACTGAGCGAGCGCGTAACCTTCGTGCACATTATGCGCTTCAAGCCCAAGATCTCCGTGCAAGAATTGAACGGCGAATCAACCGTATTCCAATAGCTCTGCGCAATAAAACTATGGGTGAACTCTTTGCAAAACACCAGGACGAATCCAAGGCAGAAGCCGCGAGAAAGCGGAGGTCGAAAATGACCACAAGTCCCTCCCTGTTCAAAAAGTTGTCGGGGTTTTCTAAAGCCACCAGGCCGGCGCCATCCGCTGATAAGGCGAATGCTGGGAAACAATCAGCAATTAGAGCTGGCAAGGCGCCAAGACGGAAGAC TGACGATATCCATTCCTCTGATAAAGAAAATGCGCCCTGTCCTGAATCTATCCACATTCCTCTCGCTAATCCAAAGAGACGTGGCAAAGCCGGAGCCACAGGAGGCACCGCGCGCGTAATTTCCCAGCACGCGCAAGGGAGTGTATTGTCTCCCAAATCCTCCAACTCGAGGACATTCCCACAGTCACCCTTGAAACAATCGCCAGTAAAATCTCCATTGAAACCTAGCTACGGAAACCTAGATGAGAACACCAAGGCGAGAACTAGCCGGGACGCAGCACGTAAAATCCTCTCTCCCCAAGATTCTCCCGTGGGCAACCGGCCATGTAGTGCTGCATCTGTGCGAATGAAGAGAGGCACTGGCGCAAAATCAGCGGCAGGGGCCCCTGGCACGACTCGAAAGCCCATCTCTCGACCTGCGACACGGCAGCAACATACGCGAAGCGCTAGCACGAGTACTACCATTTCCAATGCCTCTGCCGGGACGACAATAGTGAAACCTGCTAGGTCTGGGATAACTACCACGAGAAAAGCTGCCACAGGCACATCGACATCGACAAAAAAGCTAACGACGACGAGGGGTCAGACAGGGACCGCTGCGTCCAATGCAAAAAAACCGCCCACCTCGACAGGAACGAGGAGGGGATTGGCCGTTGAGCCACCACCGGCGAGTAAAAGAGTGCTTCGAAACAGGGCATAA